The genomic interval TAGGCGGTCCCGGCTCAGGAAAGACTACGATTGCATTATTAAAAGCAAAAAAAATTATAGAGTCTGGAGTGCTTCAAAGTGGGCAATGTATTCTTTTCTTAAGTTTTGCGCGTTCTACAATATCTCGTGTAGAACAACATGCCAATATTGTTTTTATGAAGTCTCTAACCAATCATTTGGAGATTAATACTTACCATAGCTTTGCTTGGACTATATTAAAGAGTCATGGATATCTATTGTGTAAAAAACAACTTCGACTTTTGCCTCCACATGAGGCAGCAGCCTTATTAGCAAATTATGATAATAAATCTGCTAAAGAAGTAGAAATAAACAGACTTTTTGAACAAGAAGGCCTAACGCACTTTGACTTATTTGCCTGTATGTGTGCAAAACTGCTTTCTAGAAGCAATGCGCTTTCAACAATACTTTCAGAAACTTATCCTGTTATTATATTAGATGAATTTCAAGACACGAATGCAGATGAATGGGCATTAATAACTCAACTTGGACGAAAAAGCAATTTAATCGTTTTGGCTGACGCGGAACAACGAATTTATGACTTTAGAGGGGCTGACCCTGCTAGGATTACTCAGTATATCACGACATTTCATCCTATCTCATTTAATTTTGGCAACGAAAACAATCGGAGTAATGGTACAGATATTGTACAATTTGGAAATGATCTACTTACAGGTAACAACAAAAATAAAAAATATAACAATGTTGAATGCAGATATTATCCAATTCGTGAAAAAAACAATCAACTCATTTTACTTAAATTTGCTATAATAGAGGCCTGTAAAAGGCTACGTAGTGAAACCCCAAAAGAATGGTCTATAGCTGTACTTCTGCCATCAAATAGTCTCATGTTAACAGTATCTGATTTTCTTGAAAAAACTCATAAGCTTAAAAATGGTACAATCATACCTCGTATTCAACATGAAGTCGCAATTGAAACAGCTGGACCTTCTATTGCAGCTTTAGTTATTGCACGATTAATGGAATATGGATCAATTAAACAATGCAATATTAATCAATTTCTTATTGATCTTTGCGAACACATTCGGGGCCGGCGTGGTGATAAACCTCCAAGTCAAAA from Acetonema longum DSM 6540 carries:
- a CDS encoding UvrD-helicase domain-containing protein, coding for MTLRFQDLKGVYMFDLSEEKQKLLDATGNLLVLGGPGSGKTTIALLKAKKIIESGVLQSGQCILFLSFARSTISRVEQHANIVFMKSLTNHLEINTYHSFAWTILKSHGYLLCKKQLRLLPPHEAAALLANYDNKSAKEVEINRLFEQEGLTHFDLFACMCAKLLSRSNALSTILSETYPVIILDEFQDTNADEWALITQLGRKSNLIVLADAEQRIYDFRGADPARITQYITTFHPISFNFGNENNRSNGTDIVQFGNDLLTGNNKNKKYNNVECRYYPIREKNNQLILLKFAIIEACKRLRSETPKEWSIAVLLPSNSLMLTVSDFLEKTHKLKNGTIIPRIQHEVAIETAGPSIAALVIARLMEYGSIKQCNINQFLIDLCEHIRGRRGDKPPSQKDLILSTALLEYTKTGKITGKNRKVIIDESKRITERCNSLDFTGEVASDWIKVRDIISDATTDCIKQVRIDATYLRLLHKSSILNSSLSETWRRFDNYKGATEAVRNALTQEHFATSAKTWTGVNVMTIHKAKGKEFDEVIIYEGNFPGQRFIYDVEKIDQARLNLRVAITRAKKKATIFTPEGNSCCLL